A window from Pseudomonas campi encodes these proteins:
- a CDS encoding RecQ family ATP-dependent DNA helicase, which produces MLDTLSRVFGFSQLRPGQERVVEAVLAGRSAAAIFPTGSGKSLCYQLPALHLPHLTLVVSPLLALMQDQLAFLHARGISAASIDSAQSREQTAETMAKAKSGELKILMISVERLKNERFRHFIGQVPISLLVVDEAHCISEWGHNFRPDYLKLPDYQRQFAIPQVLLLTATATPPVIADMQKKFAIAADDVVTTGFYRANLNLLVEPVAGRDKQRRLGEWLGAKAGQPSIVYVTQQKTAEQVAEQLSQRGFPASAYHAGMPHETREAIQRQFMDGRINCIVATIAFGMGIDKADIRNVVHFDLPKSTENYSQEIGRAGRDGQPSDCLVLANRDSLNVLENFVYGDTPELAGIRCVLDELLGNSQNGEWELMLNQLSEQSNIRQLPLKTLLVQLELRGIIAPRYAYFAEYRFKYLVEPEVLLGKFEGERRQFVEAIIATSARARTWCTVDFDSLYSQHQAERGRVIKALDFFQEKGWIELESKQMTEVYALLDPRFDPQQLSEELHAYFRQQEASEIARIQAMLELFASDHCLSQRLAAYFGDAQAPQRCGHCSVCHGQVAHLPAPPALRPLAGQDFQALCNAFSQRHQEAKGQLPSAECLTRFLCGISVPLLTKLKARQIPGFAALEDYPYAEVRSWAEQQA; this is translated from the coding sequence ATGCTCGACACCCTTTCCCGCGTCTTCGGTTTTTCCCAGCTGCGCCCTGGCCAGGAACGGGTGGTCGAGGCCGTGCTGGCCGGGCGCTCGGCGGCGGCAATCTTCCCCACCGGCTCGGGCAAGTCGCTGTGCTACCAGTTGCCGGCCCTGCACCTGCCGCACCTGACCCTGGTGGTCTCGCCACTGCTGGCGCTGATGCAGGACCAGTTGGCCTTCCTGCATGCCCGTGGCATCAGCGCAGCCAGCATCGACTCGGCGCAGAGCCGCGAGCAGACCGCCGAAACCATGGCCAAGGCCAAGTCCGGCGAGCTGAAGATCCTGATGATCTCGGTCGAGCGCCTGAAGAACGAGCGCTTTCGCCACTTCATCGGCCAGGTGCCAATCTCTCTGCTGGTGGTCGACGAGGCGCACTGCATCTCCGAATGGGGCCACAACTTCCGCCCCGACTACCTCAAGCTGCCCGACTATCAGCGCCAGTTCGCCATCCCCCAGGTGCTGCTGCTCACCGCCACCGCCACCCCGCCGGTGATCGCCGACATGCAGAAGAAGTTTGCGATTGCCGCAGACGATGTAGTCACCACCGGCTTCTACCGGGCCAACCTCAACCTGCTGGTGGAGCCGGTGGCCGGGCGCGACAAACAGCGCCGCCTGGGCGAATGGCTGGGCGCCAAGGCCGGCCAACCGAGCATCGTCTACGTCACCCAGCAGAAGACCGCCGAGCAGGTGGCCGAGCAGCTCAGCCAGCGCGGCTTCCCCGCCAGCGCCTACCACGCCGGCATGCCGCACGAGACGCGCGAAGCGATCCAGCGCCAATTCATGGACGGGCGCATCAACTGCATCGTCGCCACCATCGCCTTCGGCATGGGCATCGACAAGGCCGACATCCGCAACGTGGTGCACTTCGACCTGCCGAAATCCACCGAGAACTACAGCCAGGAAATCGGCCGCGCAGGCCGCGATGGGCAACCGTCCGACTGCCTGGTGCTGGCCAACCGCGACAGCCTCAATGTGCTGGAGAACTTCGTTTACGGCGACACGCCGGAGCTGGCCGGTATCCGCTGCGTGCTCGATGAGTTGCTTGGCAACAGCCAGAACGGCGAATGGGAGCTGATGCTCAACCAGCTCTCCGAGCAGAGCAATATCCGCCAGTTGCCGCTGAAGACCCTGCTGGTGCAGCTGGAACTGCGCGGCATCATCGCCCCGCGTTACGCCTACTTCGCCGAGTACCGCTTCAAGTACCTGGTGGAACCCGAGGTGCTGCTGGGCAAGTTCGAAGGCGAGCGGCGGCAGTTCGTCGAGGCGATCATTGCCACCTCGGCACGCGCGCGCACCTGGTGCACGGTGGATTTCGACAGTCTGTACAGCCAGCACCAGGCCGAGCGCGGCCGGGTGATCAAGGCTCTGGACTTCTTCCAGGAAAAAGGCTGGATCGAGCTGGAAAGCAAGCAGATGACCGAGGTCTACGCGCTGCTCGACCCGCGCTTCGACCCGCAACAGCTGAGCGAGGAACTGCACGCCTACTTCCGCCAGCAGGAAGCCAGCGAGATCGCCCGCATCCAGGCCATGCTCGAGCTGTTCGCCAGCGACCACTGCCTGAGCCAGCGCCTGGCCGCCTACTTCGGCGACGCCCAGGCGCCGCAACGCTGTGGCCACTGCTCGGTGTGCCACGGCCAGGTCGCCCACCTGCCCGCTCCACCCGCACTACGCCCGCTGGCCGGGCAGGACTTCCAGGCCCTGTGCAACGCTTTCAGCCAGCGCCACCAGGAAGCCAAGGGCCAACTGCCCAGCGCCGAGTGCCTGACGCGCTTCCTCTGCGGCATCAGCGTGCCGCTGCTGACCAAACTCAAGGCCCGGCAGATTCCCGGCTTTGCGGCGCTGGAAGACTATCCCTATGCCGAGGTGCGCAGCTGGGCCGAGCAGCAGGCCTAA
- a CDS encoding DUF2235 domain-containing protein, translated as MADHKERLILLFDGTWNDPQDRTNVYQLSRLIEDYDGTIPQRFFYDPGVGTGRFTRFTGGVFGAGLSDNLQEGYDWLVRHYTAASEIFVFGFSRGAYTARSLVGMIRKCGLLHTSTPALLDAAEKIYRNKQVGPDDSLCCNFRARYSREVKIHLIGVWDTVGALGIPGTLISERGLYSWHDTQLSKIVERAYHAVALDEHRAAYDAVLWTSDDGLQKPEQIEVEQRWFIGAHANVGGGYSDDPLSTLSLAWMLEKASQAGLKLRSYQLTANAWQSKPRDSFSAFLGGGYGAFRRLLHPGDGRHYRGFDEGSKGQRGVGVTIDPSVWARWNANSDYRPPTLVLAGKKPA; from the coding sequence ATGGCAGACCATAAAGAACGCCTGATACTGCTGTTCGACGGCACCTGGAACGACCCGCAGGACCGCACCAACGTCTACCAGCTGTCACGGCTCATCGAAGATTACGACGGCACGATTCCCCAGCGCTTCTTCTACGACCCCGGCGTGGGTACCGGCCGCTTCACTCGCTTTACCGGCGGCGTCTTTGGTGCAGGGCTGAGCGATAACCTGCAGGAGGGCTATGACTGGCTGGTGCGCCATTACACCGCCGCCAGCGAAATCTTCGTGTTCGGCTTCAGTCGCGGTGCCTACACCGCGCGCAGCCTGGTGGGGATGATCCGCAAGTGCGGGCTGCTACACACCTCCACCCCCGCCCTGCTCGACGCGGCCGAAAAGATCTACCGCAACAAACAGGTCGGCCCCGATGACAGCCTCTGCTGTAACTTCCGCGCCCGCTACAGCCGGGAGGTGAAAATCCATCTAATCGGCGTGTGGGACACGGTCGGCGCCCTCGGCATACCGGGCACCCTGATTTCTGAGCGCGGCCTGTACTCCTGGCACGACACCCAGCTGTCGAAGATCGTCGAGCGCGCCTACCACGCCGTGGCCCTCGACGAGCACCGCGCGGCCTATGACGCGGTGCTGTGGACCAGCGACGACGGCCTGCAGAAGCCGGAGCAGATCGAGGTGGAACAGCGCTGGTTCATCGGCGCCCATGCCAATGTCGGCGGTGGCTATAGCGACGATCCACTGTCCACGCTATCCCTGGCCTGGATGCTGGAAAAGGCCAGCCAGGCCGGGCTGAAGTTGAGGTCCTACCAGTTGACGGCCAATGCCTGGCAGAGCAAACCGCGGGACTCCTTCAGCGCGTTTCTCGGGGGCGGTTATGGCGCTTTTCGCCGGCTGCTACACCCCGGCGATGGTCGGCATTACCGTGGGTTCGATGAAGGGTCAAAGGGGCAGCGTGGCGTTGGCGTAACGATCGATCCCTCGGTTTGGGCGCGCTGGAACGCCAATTCCGATTACCGACCGCCGACGCTGGTGCTGGCTGGGAAGAAGCCGGCTTAG
- a CDS encoding putative bifunctional diguanylate cyclase/phosphodiesterase codes for MSLRGKILGFFLLLLLAVMVLLLALVYRSTYSHTLQQVQAQLGSAHGVLANELQSRRQAQSALAELIAKDFTLLGEIADLVASPQQEAQSLSAALESFASRSQASFALVLAPEGQVLAGTSAELAPGAHLPWNDLLVLDEPDSAERLVVLDGRVLHVNLTPIFAPRPNLMGWLLMAFELDDAAAAHLAELSGADVALLDGAPGAYRVLASNLDGLSRAELATLQLPDTSGVFRFELQHLEQVALRAPLTETGGALQVLLMRSLSAELAHYQPLQWQLAAIFAIALLFAGLGALWIANTVSRPLAQMVESVRRIAGGDYQASVATRASGEVGLLAREFVAMQQGIAEREKTISFLAYRDPLTQLANRNRFVAELQLALAGCPAGEGVAVLLMDLDNFKDLNDTLGHEAGDQLLCLLARRLQELLRDGEQLARLGGDEFALLIPHCHPGSVIPAAEHYRSALQQPFAVRGISMTLNATLGIALHPDHGESAGSLLQHAEVAMYLGKAQRSPYALYRPELDRHSLVRLALMSELKGAVEQGQLSLYFQPKLDIRQRCLMGVECLVRWIHPVHGFVPPDEFIPLAEQTGNVCALTRWVVRTALAQSRAWQEQGLALKTAVNVSALDLADPGFAGFIAAQLAEHAVPPGSLVVEITESAVMADPEQALGQLQQLCELGVRLSIDDYGTGYSSMAQLKRLPVHELKIDKSFVLDLLSNPDDDIIVRSTVELGHNMGLKVVAEGVETDAVLQRLDQLGCDIAQGYLLSKPLAPVAFAEWLAKTHWGLPRRAVG; via the coding sequence ATGAGCCTGCGCGGCAAGATCCTCGGCTTCTTCCTGCTCCTGCTGCTGGCGGTGATGGTGCTGCTGCTGGCGCTGGTCTATCGCTCCACCTACAGCCACACCTTGCAGCAGGTGCAGGCGCAGCTGGGCTCGGCGCATGGCGTGCTGGCCAATGAACTGCAGAGCCGCCGTCAGGCACAGAGCGCGCTGGCCGAGCTGATCGCCAAGGACTTCACCCTGCTCGGCGAAATCGCCGATCTGGTCGCCAGTCCGCAGCAGGAGGCGCAGTCGCTGTCCGCCGCGCTGGAATCCTTCGCCTCGCGCAGCCAGGCCAGCTTTGCCCTGGTGCTGGCGCCCGAGGGCCAGGTGCTGGCCGGCACCAGCGCCGAACTGGCGCCCGGTGCGCACTTGCCCTGGAACGACCTGCTGGTCCTGGACGAGCCCGATAGCGCCGAGCGCCTGGTGGTGCTGGATGGCCGCGTGCTGCACGTCAACCTGACGCCGATCTTCGCCCCGCGACCCAACCTGATGGGCTGGCTGCTGATGGCCTTCGAGCTGGACGACGCGGCCGCCGCCCATCTAGCCGAACTCAGCGGCGCCGACGTGGCCCTGCTGGACGGCGCGCCCGGCGCCTACCGGGTGCTGGCCAGCAACCTCGACGGGCTGTCGCGCGCCGAATTGGCGACCCTGCAGTTGCCGGATACCTCGGGGGTGTTCCGCTTCGAACTGCAGCACCTCGAACAGGTGGCCCTGCGCGCCCCCCTGACCGAAACCGGGGGCGCGCTGCAGGTGCTGCTGATGCGTTCGCTGTCCGCCGAGCTGGCCCACTACCAGCCGCTGCAGTGGCAACTGGCGGCCATCTTCGCCATTGCCCTGCTGTTCGCTGGCCTCGGCGCGCTGTGGATCGCCAATACCGTCAGCCGCCCGTTGGCGCAGATGGTGGAGAGCGTGCGGCGCATCGCCGGGGGGGATTACCAGGCCAGCGTGGCCACCCGTGCCAGTGGCGAGGTCGGCCTGCTGGCCCGTGAGTTCGTCGCCATGCAGCAGGGCATCGCCGAGCGCGAGAAGACCATCAGTTTCCTCGCCTACCGCGATCCGCTGACCCAGCTGGCCAACCGCAACCGTTTCGTCGCCGAGCTGCAACTGGCCCTGGCCGGCTGCCCGGCAGGCGAGGGCGTGGCCGTGCTGCTGATGGACCTGGACAACTTCAAGGACCTCAACGACACCCTCGGCCATGAGGCCGGCGACCAGCTGCTGTGCCTGCTTGCCCGGCGCCTGCAGGAGCTGCTGCGCGACGGTGAGCAACTGGCGCGCCTGGGCGGCGACGAATTCGCCCTGCTGATTCCGCACTGCCATCCCGGCAGCGTGATCCCCGCCGCCGAACATTACCGCAGCGCCCTGCAGCAGCCCTTTGCCGTGCGCGGCATCAGCATGACCCTGAATGCCACCCTTGGCATCGCCCTGCACCCGGACCACGGTGAGAGCGCCGGCAGCCTGTTGCAGCACGCCGAGGTGGCCATGTACCTGGGCAAGGCGCAGCGCTCGCCCTACGCCCTTTACCGCCCGGAGCTGGATCGCCACAGCCTGGTGCGCCTGGCCCTGATGAGCGAGCTGAAAGGCGCCGTGGAGCAGGGCCAGCTGAGCCTGTATTTCCAGCCCAAGCTGGATATCCGCCAGCGCTGCCTGATGGGCGTGGAATGCCTGGTGCGCTGGATTCATCCGGTGCACGGCTTCGTCCCGCCGGACGAGTTCATCCCCCTGGCCGAGCAGACCGGCAACGTCTGCGCGCTGACCCGCTGGGTGGTGCGCACGGCCCTGGCGCAGAGCCGTGCCTGGCAGGAGCAGGGGCTGGCGCTGAAAACCGCGGTCAACGTCTCCGCCCTCGACCTGGCCGACCCCGGTTTCGCCGGCTTTATCGCCGCACAACTGGCCGAGCATGCCGTCCCGCCGGGCAGTCTGGTGGTGGAAATCACCGAAAGCGCGGTGATGGCCGACCCCGAGCAGGCGCTGGGTCAGCTGCAGCAGCTGTGCGAGCTGGGCGTGCGCCTGTCGATCGACGACTACGGCACCGGCTACTCGAGCATGGCCCAGCTCAAGCGCCTGCCGGTGCACGAGCTGAAGATCGACAAGTCGTTCGTCCTGGACCTGCTGAGCAACCCGGACGACGACATCATCGTCCGTTCCACCGTCGAACTAGGCCACAACATGGGCCTCAAGGTGGTGGCCGAAGGGGTGGAAACCGACGCCGTGCTGCAGCGCCTCGACCAGCTCGGCTGCGACATCGCCCAGGGCTACCTGCTGAGCAAACCGCTGGCGCCGGTGGCCTTCGCCGAATGGCTGGCCAAGACGCACTGGGGGTTGCCGCGCCGCGCAGTCGGATAA
- a CDS encoding methylamine utilization protein codes for MGKLGVGLLAGLLWSGWLAAASLDIQLRDKHDGPLADAVLWIEPGAGQAPAAGLKVNQEKRQFVPYVLAVQAGTRVSFPNADPINHHVYSFSPAKRFELRLQKQQDLPQEVLFDKPGLVTLGCNIHDWMLGFILVLDSPWFAQTDAQGRARIDYQPAAGQRVHIWHPRIADPAEQQVRTLAADGPLLWRLNSELKPDPRPKEPSKRPQGKGGYVP; via the coding sequence ATGGGCAAGCTGGGTGTTGGGCTGCTGGCTGGACTGTTGTGGAGTGGTTGGCTGGCGGCGGCGAGCCTCGATATCCAGTTGCGCGACAAGCACGACGGGCCGCTGGCCGACGCCGTGCTGTGGATCGAGCCGGGGGCGGGCCAGGCGCCGGCAGCCGGCCTCAAGGTCAACCAGGAAAAACGCCAGTTCGTGCCCTATGTCCTGGCCGTGCAGGCGGGTACCCGGGTGAGCTTCCCCAACGCCGACCCGATCAACCACCACGTCTATTCCTTCTCCCCGGCCAAGCGCTTCGAACTGCGTCTGCAGAAGCAGCAGGACCTGCCCCAGGAAGTGCTGTTCGACAAGCCCGGCCTGGTCACCCTCGGCTGCAATATCCACGACTGGATGCTCGGTTTCATCCTGGTGCTGGACAGCCCCTGGTTCGCCCAGACCGATGCCCAGGGCCGTGCGCGCATCGACTACCAGCCGGCTGCAGGGCAGCGCGTGCATATCTGGCATCCGCGCATCGCCGACCCGGCCGAGCAGCAGGTGCGCACACTGGCGGCTGACGGCCCGTTGCTCTGGCGCTTGAACAGTGAGCTCAAGCCGGACCCGCGGCCCAAGGAGCCGAGCAAGCGGCCGCAGGGCAAGGGTGGTTACGTACCATGA
- a CDS encoding multidrug effflux MFS transporter, with protein MNLRILLILGALSAFGPMAIDFYLPSFPTLAREFATDVKHVQLSLASYFVGIAFGQLIYGPLADRYGRRRPLLVGVLLFTLASLGCALAPSLDWLIAARFVQALGGCAGMAISRAVVRDLCDPLESAKTFSKLMLVMGVAPILAPMGGGVLLELFGWQSIFLGLMLFGALSLVGILLWLPETLRVDGPRPPLSGALRRYVELLGDRQLIGNGLTGGVAMAGMFAYIAGSPFVFIDLYGVSAQNYGWLFGLNAAGFILSAQFNGWLLRHHGPRHWLQRTVWVYLLAAAVMLAVAAAQPKALWPLMIPLFICIASLSCILPNASACAMAGQGNQAGSASALMGSLQFIVAAAAAGMVGVLHDGTARPMALIICVCGVLTVVLALSTARHARRQSLEF; from the coding sequence ATGAACCTACGCATCCTGCTGATCCTCGGTGCCCTGAGTGCCTTCGGGCCGATGGCTATCGACTTCTACCTGCCGAGTTTTCCGACGCTGGCCAGGGAGTTCGCCACCGATGTGAAGCATGTGCAGCTGTCGCTGGCGTCCTACTTCGTTGGTATCGCCTTTGGCCAACTGATCTATGGGCCACTGGCCGATCGTTATGGCCGGCGCCGGCCCCTGCTGGTCGGGGTCTTGCTGTTCACCCTGGCTTCGCTGGGCTGTGCCCTGGCGCCCAGCCTGGATTGGCTGATAGCCGCGCGTTTCGTGCAGGCCCTGGGCGGCTGCGCCGGCATGGCGATTTCTCGCGCGGTGGTGCGTGACCTGTGCGATCCACTGGAGTCGGCGAAGACCTTTTCCAAGCTGATGCTGGTGATGGGCGTGGCGCCGATCCTCGCGCCCATGGGGGGCGGCGTGCTGCTGGAGCTGTTCGGCTGGCAGTCGATCTTCCTTGGCCTGATGCTGTTCGGCGCGCTGAGCCTGGTCGGCATCCTGCTGTGGCTGCCGGAGACCCTGCGTGTCGATGGCCCGCGTCCGCCACTGTCGGGCGCGCTGCGGCGCTACGTGGAATTGCTGGGTGACCGGCAACTGATTGGCAACGGCCTGACCGGGGGCGTGGCCATGGCCGGGATGTTTGCCTATATCGCCGGTTCGCCCTTTGTCTTCATCGACCTGTACGGCGTCTCGGCGCAGAACTATGGCTGGCTGTTCGGTTTGAATGCGGCCGGCTTCATTCTTTCGGCCCAGTTCAACGGCTGGCTGCTGCGCCACCATGGTCCGCGGCACTGGCTGCAGCGCACGGTATGGGTTTATCTGCTGGCAGCGGCGGTCATGCTGGCGGTGGCGGCGGCCCAACCCAAGGCGCTGTGGCCGCTGATGATCCCGCTGTTCATCTGTATTGCCAGCCTGTCGTGCATCCTGCCCAATGCCTCGGCCTGCGCCATGGCCGGGCAAGGTAACCAGGCGGGGAGTGCGTCGGCACTGATGGGCTCGTTGCAGTTCATTGTCGCGGCGGCAGCGGCGGGCATGGTCGGTGTGTTGCACGATGGTACGGCGCGGCCCATGGCGCTGATCATCTGCGTGTGCGGGGTGCTGACGGTGGTGCTGGCCTTGTCGACGGCCCGGCATGCGCGGCGCCAGTCTTTGGAGTTCTGA
- a CDS encoding efflux RND transporter permease subunit, giving the protein MISKFFIDRPVFAAVISIVILLGGLAAMRALPIAQYPQILPPQVSVTASYPGASAQVIAETVAAPLEQQINGVEGMIYQLSNSASSGSMSLSVYFQVGRDPDQATIDVNNRVQAALAKLPEEVRRQGVKVEKKSSDILQVITLYSPDNSRDPVLISNYALINVIDELKRLPGVGAVSQFGSKDYSMRIWLRPDKLAQYNLTPTDVVNAIREQNSQFAAGSFGQQPLQTAQDFTYTVTTQGRFKDPKEFESVILRSDETGASLTLGDVARIELGAQDYSLITSLNGQQNAAFGVYLQPGANALDTAEAVQATMQRLSARFPEGITYKIPYDTTKFVQISIEEVVKTFFEALLLVVLVVFIFLQNWRATLIPVLAIPVSLIGTFAGMYALGFSINLLTLFGLVLAIGIVVDDAIVVIENVERVMKTEKLGPREASIKAMEEVTGPIIAIVLVLCAVFVPVGFLGGLAGEMYKQFAITIAVSVVISGIVALTLSPALCALLLKPGHSEPAAPFRWFNRFFDKLTDGYSAGVAFFLKRSVVGLLLFGGMIALTIGLFSRVPGSLVPDEDQGYVINAYFLPPAASVNRTDALTSDFTQQMMKHPAVEDVVTFAGFDVLTFGNRTNAGVSFVPLKDWSERTTPELDARNLTREFMGMGMTEKDGVVMSFNPPPITGMSTTGGFEGYIQDRSGGSVEALATKVQAFLAAAAKRPELGGVQSTFNASVPQYYIDLDRTKARALGVSISDVFTAMQSTFGSYYVNDFTLFGRTWQVSLQSESEFRRKPEDLSQVYVRSSTTNDLVPLTSLIKVRRILGPDTYARFNVYPSAKVLGGPAPGYSSGQALAAMQEVADEVLGSDYSLGWVGSAYQELATQGSGSIAFIFGLIMVFLILAAQYERWTLPLAVVTAVPFAVFGAILAVWLRGIQNDVYFQVGLITLIGLAAKNAILIVEFAVMLRAEGKGIFESAYEAARLRFRPIVMTSLAFILGCVPLAISTGAGSASRHSIGTGVIGGMLAATLLATFVIPMFYLLVESLAEKMGKKKTKVVDSH; this is encoded by the coding sequence GTGATCTCGAAATTCTTCATCGACCGCCCGGTATTCGCCGCGGTCATCTCCATCGTCATCCTGCTCGGTGGCCTGGCCGCCATGCGCGCCCTGCCGATTGCCCAATACCCACAGATCCTGCCGCCGCAGGTCTCGGTGACCGCCAGCTATCCGGGCGCCAGCGCCCAGGTCATCGCCGAAACCGTGGCCGCGCCGCTGGAGCAGCAGATCAACGGCGTCGAGGGCATGATCTACCAGCTGTCCAACTCGGCCAGCAGCGGCAGCATGAGTTTGTCGGTGTACTTCCAGGTGGGCCGCGATCCGGACCAGGCCACCATCGACGTCAACAACCGGGTGCAGGCCGCGCTGGCCAAGTTGCCGGAAGAAGTGCGTCGCCAGGGCGTCAAGGTGGAGAAGAAGTCATCCGACATTCTCCAGGTGATCACCCTGTATTCGCCGGACAACTCCCGCGATCCGGTGCTGATTTCCAACTACGCGCTGATCAACGTGATCGACGAGCTCAAGCGCCTGCCCGGCGTTGGCGCGGTCAGCCAGTTCGGTTCCAAGGACTACTCCATGCGCATCTGGCTGCGCCCGGACAAGCTGGCGCAGTACAACCTGACGCCGACCGACGTGGTCAACGCCATCCGCGAGCAGAACTCGCAGTTCGCCGCCGGCAGCTTCGGCCAGCAACCGCTGCAGACCGCCCAGGACTTCACCTACACGGTGACCACCCAGGGCCGCTTCAAGGACCCCAAAGAGTTCGAGAGCGTGATCCTGCGCTCCGATGAAACCGGTGCCAGCCTGACCCTTGGCGATGTCGCGCGGATCGAGCTGGGTGCCCAGGACTACTCGCTGATCACCTCGCTCAACGGCCAACAGAACGCGGCCTTCGGGGTCTACCTGCAGCCGGGCGCCAATGCCCTGGATACCGCCGAAGCGGTGCAGGCGACGATGCAGCGCCTGTCCGCGCGCTTCCCGGAAGGCATCACCTACAAGATCCCCTACGACACCACCAAGTTCGTGCAGATCTCCATCGAGGAAGTGGTCAAGACCTTCTTCGAGGCGCTGCTGCTGGTGGTGCTGGTGGTGTTCATCTTCCTGCAGAACTGGCGTGCCACGCTGATCCCGGTGCTGGCCATTCCGGTGTCGCTGATCGGCACCTTCGCCGGCATGTACGCGCTGGGTTTCTCGATCAACCTGCTGACCCTGTTCGGCCTGGTGCTGGCCATCGGCATCGTGGTGGACGACGCCATCGTGGTGATCGAGAACGTCGAGCGGGTGATGAAGACCGAGAAGCTCGGCCCGCGCGAAGCCTCGATCAAGGCCATGGAAGAGGTCACCGGGCCGATCATCGCCATCGTCCTGGTGCTCTGCGCGGTGTTCGTGCCGGTGGGCTTCCTCGGCGGCCTGGCGGGGGAGATGTATAAACAGTTTGCGATCACCATTGCCGTATCGGTGGTCATCTCCGGCATCGTCGCCCTGACCCTGTCGCCGGCCCTTTGCGCCCTGTTGCTCAAACCGGGGCACAGTGAACCGGCGGCGCCGTTCCGCTGGTTCAACCGTTTCTTCGACAAGCTCACCGACGGCTACAGCGCCGGCGTGGCGTTCTTCCTCAAACGTTCGGTGGTGGGGCTGCTGCTGTTCGGCGGGATGATCGCGCTGACCATCGGCCTGTTCAGTCGGGTGCCGGGCTCGCTGGTGCCGGACGAAGACCAGGGTTATGTGATCAACGCCTACTTCCTGCCGCCGGCCGCCTCGGTCAACCGGACTGATGCGCTGACCAGCGATTTCACCCAGCAGATGATGAAGCACCCGGCAGTCGAGGACGTGGTGACCTTCGCCGGCTTCGACGTGCTGACCTTCGGCAACCGCACCAACGCCGGGGTGTCCTTCGTGCCGCTCAAGGACTGGTCCGAGCGCACCACGCCGGAACTGGATGCGCGTAACCTGACCCGCGAGTTCATGGGCATGGGCATGACCGAGAAGGACGGCGTGGTGATGTCCTTCAACCCGCCACCGATCACCGGCATGAGTACCACCGGTGGCTTCGAGGGCTATATCCAGGACCGTTCCGGCGGCAGCGTCGAAGCCCTGGCGACCAAAGTTCAGGCCTTCCTCGCCGCGGCGGCCAAGCGTCCCGAACTGGGCGGGGTGCAGAGCACCTTCAACGCCAGCGTGCCGCAGTATTACATCGACCTCGACCGCACCAAGGCGCGCGCCCTGGGGGTGAGCATCAGCGATGTGTTCACCGCTATGCAGTCGACCTTCGGCAGCTACTACGTCAACGACTTCACCCTGTTCGGCCGTACCTGGCAGGTCAGCCTGCAGTCGGAGTCGGAGTTCCGCCGCAAGCCGGAGGACCTGTCGCAGGTCTACGTGCGCTCCAGTACCACCAATGACCTGGTGCCGCTGACCAGCCTGATCAAGGTACGCCGCATCCTCGGCCCCGATACCTACGCGCGCTTCAACGTCTACCCCTCGGCCAAGGTGCTCGGTGGGCCGGCGCCGGGCTACAGCTCCGGGCAGGCGCTGGCGGCCATGCAGGAAGTGGCCGACGAGGTGCTCGGCAGCGACTACAGCCTCGGCTGGGTCGGCTCGGCCTACCAGGAGCTGGCCACCCAGGGATCGGGCAGCATCGCCTTCATCTTCGGTTTGATCATGGTGTTCCTCATCCTTGCGGCCCAGTACGAGCGCTGGACCCTGCCGCTGGCGGTGGTCACCGCGGTGCCGTTCGCGGTGTTTGGCGCGATCCTCGCGGTGTGGCTGCGCGGCATCCAGAACGACGTGTACTTCCAGGTCGGCCTGATCACCCTGATCGGCCTGGCGGCGAAGAACGCCATTCTGATCGTCGAGTTCGCCGTGATGCTGCGCGCCGAGGGCAAGGGCATCTTCGAGTCGGCCTATGAGGCGGCGCGGTTGCGCTTCCGCCCGATCGTGATGACCTCACTGGCCTTCATCCTTGGTTGCGTGCCGCTGGCCATCAGCACCGGCGCCGGCTCGGCCAGTCGCCACTCGATCGGCACCGGTGTGATCGGCGGCATGCTGGCGGCGACGCTGCTGGCGACCTTCGTTATCCCGATGTTCTACCTGCTGGTGGAGTCGCTGGCAGAGAAGATGGGCAAGAAGAAGACCAAGGTGGTCGACTCGCACTAA